In a genomic window of Paramicrobacterium chengjingii:
- a CDS encoding hydantoinase/oxoprolinase family protein — translation MSLRIGVDTGGTFTDVCAFDETTGEVHVRKVSSTPDDPGRAILAGVTELLSQVGDRSITDVGYFAHGTTVGTNALLTHSGVTTGLITTRGFKDLLELGRGRRPHMYNPQADKPVPFVPRELRYEVTERVRHTGDIEIALNEQETRDAVRALGEQGAESIAVCFLYSFLAPQHERRVAEIIREILPNVHISLSSEILPEFREYERLSTVVTNAYVGPVIFRYLSRLRERLAEDGLTATPHVTQSNGGVIPFATAEEMPVRLVLSGPSTGVVGAAQICAAAGHPDIITFDMGGTSSDVSLVQNGEPKITSGMEFEGRPIRSPMLDIHTVGAGGGSLGWIDTGGHLRVGPQSAGAFPGPACYGHGTEPAVTDANVVLRFLNPEYLLNGQMKIDREASVTALRAIGAPLGLEPEEAALGMLRVVTANMARAIRVISVQRGYDPRDYALVPFGGAGPLHASRLARELGIDTVVIPEIPGAQSALGLLMTDVKADFMQSKITRVDQNRPERVDAAFSELEGQAAAWFDDENIDSRDRKIVRRLDMRYAGQNFELPIEVPEKLNDAEALATVIDQFHAAHERMYGYRLENSVLEIVTFRVQAVGKSSTIELTRSEGAGADPSQALDSGREAYFDPETGYRECPVYRRDALRAGNRISGPAIIEQMDTTTVLLPGDECIVDSLGNLVITIGEAS, via the coding sequence ATGAGTTTACGTATCGGAGTGGACACAGGCGGAACCTTCACCGACGTCTGCGCTTTCGATGAGACGACGGGTGAAGTACACGTTCGGAAGGTATCGAGCACCCCTGACGACCCAGGCAGAGCAATCCTCGCTGGAGTGACCGAACTTCTCAGCCAGGTCGGCGATCGCAGCATCACTGATGTTGGGTACTTTGCTCACGGAACAACGGTAGGCACCAACGCTCTGCTCACGCACAGCGGAGTTACGACAGGGCTCATCACGACACGCGGGTTCAAAGACCTCCTTGAGCTTGGTCGGGGTCGACGCCCTCACATGTACAACCCGCAGGCTGACAAGCCAGTGCCGTTCGTGCCGCGCGAGCTTCGGTACGAGGTTACTGAGCGTGTTCGACACACCGGCGACATCGAGATTGCGCTGAACGAGCAGGAGACGCGGGATGCCGTTCGAGCTCTCGGCGAGCAGGGTGCTGAGTCCATCGCCGTCTGTTTTCTTTACAGCTTCCTCGCACCGCAGCACGAACGACGTGTCGCTGAGATCATTCGGGAAATTCTCCCCAACGTTCACATCTCGTTGTCGTCCGAAATTCTCCCTGAATTCCGCGAGTACGAGCGACTCTCGACGGTGGTGACTAACGCATATGTTGGTCCCGTCATCTTCCGCTATCTCTCCCGGCTGCGCGAGCGGCTCGCTGAAGATGGCCTCACCGCGACGCCTCACGTGACGCAAAGTAATGGGGGCGTCATTCCCTTCGCAACTGCGGAGGAGATGCCCGTGCGACTCGTGCTCTCTGGCCCGAGTACAGGTGTTGTGGGAGCCGCGCAGATCTGCGCAGCTGCGGGGCATCCTGACATCATCACTTTTGACATGGGCGGCACGTCGTCCGATGTGTCACTCGTGCAGAACGGCGAGCCGAAGATCACCTCCGGTATGGAGTTTGAAGGACGGCCGATCCGTTCCCCCATGCTCGACATCCACACGGTCGGTGCGGGTGGAGGCTCACTCGGCTGGATCGACACCGGCGGACACCTTCGAGTTGGACCTCAAAGCGCAGGCGCATTCCCCGGGCCCGCGTGCTACGGACATGGAACCGAGCCAGCCGTGACTGATGCCAACGTCGTTCTTCGTTTTCTCAACCCCGAGTACCTCCTCAATGGGCAGATGAAGATCGATCGCGAGGCATCCGTGACTGCGCTTCGCGCCATCGGTGCTCCCCTGGGCCTCGAGCCGGAAGAGGCGGCACTGGGAATGCTCCGCGTCGTCACAGCGAATATGGCACGAGCAATTCGAGTCATCTCTGTGCAGCGGGGATACGACCCCCGAGACTACGCGCTCGTTCCGTTCGGCGGCGCAGGCCCCTTGCACGCGTCTCGACTTGCACGAGAACTCGGAATCGACACCGTCGTGATTCCAGAGATTCCTGGTGCACAATCAGCCCTCGGGCTGCTCATGACTGACGTCAAGGCCGACTTCATGCAGTCGAAGATTACCCGTGTGGACCAGAACAGGCCCGAAAGGGTCGACGCCGCATTCTCAGAGCTCGAAGGGCAGGCAGCTGCCTGGTTCGACGACGAGAACATCGATTCTCGTGACCGGAAGATCGTCCGGCGCCTCGATATGCGGTATGCCGGGCAAAACTTCGAACTGCCGATCGAGGTTCCCGAGAAGCTCAATGACGCAGAGGCGTTGGCAACCGTCATCGACCAGTTCCACGCTGCCCACGAACGCATGTACGGCTATCGCCTGGAAAACTCGGTGCTCGAAATCGTTACGTTCCGAGTTCAAGCGGTCGGGAAGAGCTCCACAATTGAGCTGACACGATCCGAAGGCGCGGGGGCCGACCCGTCCCAGGCGCTCGACAGCGGGCGTGAAGCATATTTCGACCCGGAGACGGGTTATCGAGAGTGCCCCGTCTATCGGCGTGATGCTCTGCGTGCTGGAAACAGAATCTCCGGGCCGGCCATTATCGAGCAGATGGACACCACAACGGTGTTGTTGCCCGGCGACGAATGCATCGTTGATTCGTTGGGAAATCTAGTGATCACGATTGGGGAAGCCTCATGA
- a CDS encoding extracellular solute-binding protein: MKRARTRIITAAIAVAALALPLAACSADGGASDGQVEISFFHRWPNEPKKTYYDEIVKQFEQQNPDIKVNVERVLNDSYKDKVKVVAGSANAPDLMFSWSGTFTKELVEGGNVMDLGPWLKENSDFADSFHPSQLEPFNIDGAQYGLPVGMQSKVFFYNKDVFDDLGLDAPTNWAEFTSVLDSIKSKDMTPIEYGAQDQWTIAHWVGTLNQRTVNPDVFESDQDPSKGEFTDPGYVTALKRFQELSEYMNDDMAAINHEVARNSWVAGDAPIFYAQSAEVGYFGDAQFDYGTFNFPAVKGGEGDPKQLTGAPEGFVIAKNTKHPDETKRLLEFILSKENGVKYMEDTGELSPIKGAVDEADVPQIVKDMSDDIIDASQMTPWLDNAYDPQIVQVYLSETQLMLGGQQTPEGVMKKVQEAAERTRNAS; the protein is encoded by the coding sequence ATGAAGCGTGCAAGAACACGGATAATCACGGCAGCGATCGCGGTTGCTGCGCTCGCACTTCCGCTCGCCGCATGTTCGGCTGACGGCGGCGCAAGTGACGGGCAAGTGGAAATCAGCTTTTTTCACAGGTGGCCTAACGAACCGAAGAAAACATACTACGACGAGATCGTCAAGCAGTTTGAGCAGCAGAATCCTGACATCAAAGTGAATGTTGAGAGGGTGCTCAACGACTCTTATAAAGACAAGGTGAAGGTCGTCGCGGGGTCCGCGAACGCTCCTGATCTGATGTTCTCGTGGAGCGGCACATTCACAAAGGAACTTGTTGAAGGGGGGAACGTCATGGATCTCGGTCCATGGCTGAAAGAGAACTCCGACTTCGCAGACAGCTTCCATCCGAGTCAGCTTGAGCCGTTCAACATTGATGGCGCACAGTACGGACTCCCGGTGGGAATGCAGTCGAAGGTCTTCTTCTACAACAAAGACGTCTTTGACGATCTGGGCCTTGACGCACCGACGAATTGGGCTGAGTTCACATCCGTGCTCGATTCGATCAAGTCGAAAGATATGACCCCGATCGAGTATGGAGCTCAAGACCAATGGACGATCGCGCATTGGGTGGGAACCCTCAATCAGCGCACAGTCAATCCCGACGTTTTCGAGTCCGATCAAGACCCGTCCAAGGGCGAATTCACAGACCCCGGCTACGTCACCGCACTCAAGCGGTTCCAAGAGCTGTCGGAGTATATGAACGACGACATGGCTGCAATTAACCATGAGGTCGCTCGAAATTCCTGGGTGGCCGGTGATGCACCGATCTTCTACGCCCAAAGCGCTGAAGTGGGCTACTTCGGGGACGCACAGTTCGACTACGGGACATTCAATTTCCCCGCCGTCAAAGGGGGAGAAGGCGACCCCAAGCAATTGACTGGTGCTCCCGAAGGCTTCGTGATCGCCAAAAACACAAAACATCCCGACGAGACGAAACGCTTGCTTGAGTTCATCTTGAGCAAGGAGAACGGCGTCAAGTACATGGAGGATACCGGTGAGTTGAGCCCGATCAAGGGAGCGGTTGACGAGGCGGACGTTCCTCAGATCGTCAAGGACATGTCCGACGACATCATTGACGCAAGTCAGATGACTCCGTGGCTTGATAACGCGTATGACCCGCAAATCGTTCAGGTCTACCTATCAGAAACTCAACTCATGCTCGGTGGTCAGCAGACGCCTGAAGGGGTCATGAAGAAGGTACAGGAGGCGGCGGAACGCACGCGTAACGCCTCGTGA
- a CDS encoding PfkB family carbohydrate kinase gives MRLLGVGDNVVDRYVTLGREYPGGNAVNVAVFARRLGAESSYMGVLGDDLSGQYVLDSLRREGVGTEFCEVAQGPNAFAEVKTVDTDRVFVGAKPNVATFSPKESHFENMSDFDVVHSGYAGTFGSSVVAMAEESKVSYDFGSEEKYTLESVDLQSMLPHLYLASFSGSHLDAAGAEALAHYAIEHGAKHALVTRGRNGAYLAQSSSGMWQDAEPISVVDTLGAGDAFIASVLVGLLNRRKVSDVLASASAHAAQVCTRYGAFGDGRPFSSRNAGRAAKKESSNTKAGIQ, from the coding sequence ATGCGGCTGCTTGGAGTTGGCGACAACGTCGTCGACCGGTATGTAACTCTTGGCCGCGAATACCCTGGCGGCAACGCCGTCAACGTTGCGGTGTTCGCCCGGAGGCTCGGAGCGGAATCGTCATATATGGGTGTGCTTGGCGACGATTTATCGGGCCAGTATGTGCTTGATAGCCTTCGCCGCGAGGGCGTCGGAACCGAATTCTGCGAAGTCGCTCAAGGACCGAATGCGTTTGCTGAGGTCAAGACCGTAGACACCGATCGAGTGTTTGTCGGAGCCAAGCCCAACGTTGCCACGTTCTCGCCGAAGGAGAGCCACTTCGAAAACATGAGCGATTTCGACGTTGTCCACAGTGGATACGCAGGCACATTCGGGTCGTCGGTCGTCGCTATGGCCGAAGAGAGCAAAGTATCTTACGACTTCGGCTCGGAGGAGAAATACACCCTCGAGAGTGTGGATCTCCAGTCGATGCTCCCGCATCTCTACCTTGCGTCATTCTCGGGAAGCCACTTGGATGCCGCTGGAGCGGAGGCGCTCGCACACTATGCGATTGAGCATGGTGCGAAGCACGCGCTCGTTACCAGGGGACGAAACGGAGCGTACCTTGCACAGTCCTCGAGCGGCATGTGGCAGGATGCTGAGCCAATCAGCGTTGTGGACACCTTGGGTGCAGGAGATGCTTTTATCGCCAGTGTTCTCGTTGGTCTCTTGAACCGACGAAAAGTTTCAGATGTGCTTGCGTCCGCGAGCGCGCACGCAGCCCAAGTCTGCACGAGGTACGGCGCGTTCGGTGATGGTCGACCGTTCAGCTCGCGAAATGCAGGTCGCGCAGCAAAGAAAGAATCGTCGAATACGAAGGCAGGTATCCAATGA
- a CDS encoding SIS domain-containing protein, whose amino-acid sequence MPANAAFTDSTTIEKQLTAAREAIASLKGISRVVLTACGGSHAVMMPFEYFLDTNASSFEAKVINAAEFTSRNSSRIDESTVVILCSHSGTTPETTEAARFARSRGALTVAFTFDPASPLAEASEHVVAYQHGEGKSEAHIAPTLILRLVAGILDDRDGTTLADSATKATATLNDRAPAIRADYADRANHWGFESRREPLIYTMASGSNYGSAYSFAICLLQEMQWVHSAAIHSGEYFHGPFEVTDFDVPFIALIGLDETRPVEQRAVDFLQKYSKRALVIDAQEFGLSDVDERVRPVFTHIIFNIVLRAYADALADHRGHPLSVRRYMWRMEY is encoded by the coding sequence TTGCCTGCCAACGCCGCATTCACCGATTCGACCACTATTGAGAAGCAGCTCACCGCAGCCAGGGAGGCCATCGCCTCGCTCAAGGGCATCTCGCGAGTTGTGCTCACCGCATGCGGCGGGTCGCACGCCGTCATGATGCCATTTGAGTACTTCCTTGACACAAACGCATCGTCGTTCGAAGCCAAGGTCATCAACGCTGCCGAGTTCACATCACGAAACTCCTCTCGTATCGACGAGAGCACCGTCGTCATTCTGTGCTCGCACTCCGGAACCACGCCTGAAACAACCGAAGCCGCACGCTTTGCGCGCTCACGCGGCGCACTCACTGTTGCCTTCACCTTCGACCCTGCATCCCCTCTGGCCGAGGCTTCCGAACACGTTGTCGCGTACCAACACGGTGAAGGCAAGAGCGAGGCACACATTGCTCCAACCCTCATCCTGCGTCTTGTCGCCGGCATTCTCGATGATCGTGATGGCACTACGCTTGCCGATTCTGCAACCAAGGCGACAGCCACTCTCAATGACCGCGCCCCGGCGATTCGCGCCGATTACGCGGACAGAGCTAACCATTGGGGCTTTGAATCTCGCCGCGAACCGTTGATCTACACGATGGCTTCCGGCTCCAACTACGGTTCTGCATATTCATTCGCAATCTGCCTGTTGCAAGAAATGCAATGGGTTCACTCGGCGGCTATCCACTCCGGAGAGTATTTCCACGGTCCATTTGAAGTCACCGACTTTGATGTTCCTTTCATCGCGCTCATCGGTCTCGACGAGACCCGACCAGTTGAGCAGCGTGCCGTCGACTTTCTCCAGAAGTACTCAAAACGTGCGCTCGTCATCGACGCGCAGGAATTCGGACTCAGTGACGTCGACGAGAGAGTCCGTCCTGTCTTCACTCACATCATCTTCAACATCGTTCTCCGTGCCTACGCAGACGCCCTCGCTGACCACCGTGGTCACCCGCTGAGTGTTCGTCGCTACATGTGGCGCATGGAGTACTGA
- a CDS encoding hydantoinase B/oxoprolinase family protein, whose amino-acid sequence MNANAVTVPIGLDPVTVEVIGAAMSTIVEEMSETLVKAAFSPNIKERRDCTASLFDAAGQAVAQDEGGSPLHLGSLMGIVTSIRSRFDDDQILEGDVFIGNDPYTGGGSHLPDIVLATPIFVEGTVVAWAATLAHHADFGDRGHAHIYQEAIRIPPLHLVRAGVAQDELLQLILLNCQVPEEREADLRAQEAALRVAVTRFGELCQRYGVATITAASDELLNYTERRTRAAIADFPDGEYEFEDLFDCPELDDELTLKIRIVIAGDEMHFDFAGNPPQVRASINVVWTGLYASVYYAVKTLIDPDIDPNAGLYRPIRIDAPRGSVVNCQAPAAVNGRSETCQRIVDLIMGALADAVPTRVTAASNGANTGVHFSGRDPERSRDFVYLETIGGGSGARSTKDGLDGVQVHMTNTSNLPVESLETEYPLMVEAYELIDDSGGTGEFRGGLGIRRRVRVEADDIHFWLDTSRQKSQPWGLFGGGSGASATCVLSEGAQPIDHGYSVLKTGDVVSIETAGAGGYGEPRDRDETSVEQDLRDAKISAETASEYVKSRGSETTSE is encoded by the coding sequence ATGAACGCGAACGCAGTGACCGTACCAATTGGCTTGGATCCGGTGACCGTCGAAGTCATCGGGGCAGCAATGTCGACGATCGTGGAAGAAATGAGCGAGACCCTCGTCAAGGCAGCCTTCTCACCGAATATCAAGGAGCGACGTGACTGCACGGCCTCGCTCTTCGACGCCGCTGGCCAGGCAGTAGCTCAAGACGAGGGTGGGTCGCCACTCCATCTCGGATCGCTGATGGGAATCGTGACATCCATTCGGAGCCGGTTCGATGACGATCAAATTCTCGAAGGCGACGTCTTCATCGGGAATGATCCGTACACCGGCGGCGGATCGCACTTGCCGGACATCGTGTTGGCCACGCCGATATTCGTGGAGGGAACGGTCGTCGCTTGGGCCGCCACGCTGGCGCACCACGCCGATTTTGGCGATCGAGGCCATGCGCATATCTACCAGGAGGCGATTCGAATCCCGCCGCTTCATCTTGTTCGCGCCGGTGTGGCCCAAGATGAGCTTTTGCAGTTGATCCTCCTGAACTGCCAGGTTCCCGAGGAGAGAGAAGCTGACCTGCGCGCGCAGGAAGCAGCCTTGCGAGTTGCTGTCACGCGATTTGGCGAGCTCTGCCAGAGATACGGTGTGGCAACAATCACGGCCGCCTCCGATGAGCTCCTCAACTATACGGAACGCCGAACCCGAGCCGCGATTGCTGATTTTCCCGACGGTGAATACGAGTTCGAGGACCTCTTTGACTGCCCGGAACTTGACGACGAGCTCACTCTCAAGATTCGTATCGTTATAGCGGGTGACGAGATGCACTTTGATTTCGCTGGCAACCCGCCTCAAGTGCGAGCGAGCATCAATGTGGTCTGGACCGGGTTGTATGCGTCCGTGTACTACGCCGTGAAGACGCTCATCGATCCGGATATAGACCCGAATGCTGGGCTTTATCGCCCCATCCGCATCGACGCACCACGTGGTTCGGTGGTGAACTGCCAAGCTCCCGCCGCGGTGAACGGGAGGAGTGAGACATGTCAGCGCATTGTGGACCTCATCATGGGAGCGCTCGCTGATGCTGTCCCAACACGTGTCACTGCTGCAAGCAATGGTGCGAACACTGGGGTTCATTTCTCTGGGCGCGATCCGGAGCGCTCTCGTGACTTCGTCTACCTGGAAACCATCGGTGGGGGAAGCGGGGCTCGAAGCACAAAAGACGGACTGGACGGCGTTCAGGTTCATATGACAAACACGTCGAATCTGCCGGTTGAGAGTCTTGAGACCGAGTACCCCCTCATGGTCGAGGCGTATGAACTGATAGACGACTCTGGTGGCACGGGGGAGTTCCGTGGAGGACTTGGAATACGGCGACGGGTCAGAGTTGAGGCCGATGACATTCACTTCTGGCTCGATACAAGCAGACAGAAGTCTCAGCCGTGGGGACTCTTTGGCGGAGGCTCAGGAGCTTCGGCAACATGCGTGCTCAGCGAGGGTGCTCAGCCGATCGATCATGGATACTCCGTCCTCAAAACTGGCGATGTCGTCTCGATCGAGACGGCTGGAGCTGGCGGTTATGGGGAGCCTCGTGACCGAGACGAGACAAGTGTCGAGCAAGACCTTCGCGACGCGAAGATCTCTGCTGAGACGGCATCCGAATATGTGAAATCACGAGGGAGCGAAACGACCTCAGAGTAG
- a CDS encoding SIS domain-containing protein — translation MSDVIPVPDDFEDCVQHAIDQDSKIREFVSSVQSKGLDHVYLVGCGGSHFGTYPAFELLDRYTSDFGATRITSAELTSRNPADLGPNALVVAASHSGNTPETVAAAEFAKSTGATVIGISRQGDNGLSRLGDLHLDYPDTISITEPKLVLNELVALALLEGAGETQKAAEIRASIPALPGALRATKDEVAEAGERIADILSDSPRSYIVGAGPAYGMAKMMAWCYFMEMQWMHSAAINGADFFHGPLEMIGEDVPLVVLLAEDATRSLGERVVRFGETYTNKLGVVDTASLSLPGIKPEARGDLSVLALMSAERRILDHVAARRGHDTSVRRYMYKVEY, via the coding sequence ATGAGTGACGTCATTCCCGTCCCGGACGATTTCGAAGACTGCGTCCAGCACGCGATCGACCAGGATTCCAAAATCCGCGAATTCGTATCTTCCGTCCAGAGTAAGGGACTCGACCATGTCTATCTGGTTGGCTGCGGAGGGTCCCACTTCGGGACTTATCCCGCGTTCGAGCTGCTCGACCGGTACACAAGCGACTTTGGTGCAACGCGGATCACAAGTGCAGAGCTGACGTCGCGAAACCCCGCTGACCTTGGTCCGAACGCATTGGTCGTGGCAGCATCGCACTCCGGCAACACACCGGAGACGGTGGCAGCTGCTGAGTTCGCGAAGTCGACAGGGGCGACGGTTATCGGCATTTCGCGTCAGGGTGACAACGGGCTCTCACGTCTCGGAGACCTTCACCTCGACTACCCCGACACGATCTCGATCACCGAGCCCAAGCTGGTTCTCAACGAGCTTGTTGCGCTGGCACTCCTCGAAGGTGCCGGAGAAACGCAGAAGGCCGCCGAAATTCGTGCCTCTATCCCTGCCCTTCCTGGAGCACTTCGAGCTACGAAAGACGAGGTCGCCGAGGCGGGAGAGCGCATCGCAGATATTCTGAGTGACTCCCCACGCAGCTATATTGTCGGGGCCGGACCGGCCTATGGCATGGCAAAGATGATGGCATGGTGTTACTTCATGGAGATGCAGTGGATGCACTCGGCGGCGATCAACGGAGCTGACTTCTTCCACGGTCCGCTCGAAATGATCGGCGAAGATGTTCCGCTTGTCGTTCTGCTCGCGGAAGACGCGACTCGGTCGCTCGGCGAGCGCGTTGTTCGCTTCGGCGAGACGTACACCAACAAGCTTGGGGTCGTTGACACAGCATCCCTCTCGCTTCCCGGAATCAAGCCGGAAGCACGCGGCGACCTCAGCGTGCTCGCACTCATGAGTGCAGAACGACGTATTCTCGACCACGTGGCCGCACGGCGTGGGCACGACACGTCGGTCAGGCGTTACATGTACAAAGTGGAGTATTGA
- a CDS encoding carbohydrate ABC transporter permease, with the protein MTVQNLPLRPVERIRQLPVYIILVIYAIVIAYPLIWMVISSFKSSTEIFSDPWGLPSVWLVQNYADAWETGISGYFINSLIVTIITTLATVLIAALCAYGMVRMSNKVANVVLLLAMGGLVVAPQVSLIPLYQMLDAFNLLDTYWAMVLPYVAFRLPMAVLLIRSVFLAVPKELIDAATIDGCRSLGILRHVYLPISRSILTTAGVLTAYFAWNEFLFAIVFVNDDAMRTIPAGLMSFRDALSTEWGVLLAGLVIAALPIVVAFIVLQRYFVAGITTGSVKG; encoded by the coding sequence ATGACTGTCCAGAATCTACCGCTCCGTCCTGTAGAGCGCATTCGCCAACTTCCCGTCTACATCATTCTTGTGATCTACGCGATCGTCATTGCGTATCCGTTGATCTGGATGGTGATCTCATCGTTCAAGTCCTCGACTGAGATCTTCAGCGATCCGTGGGGTCTCCCGTCAGTCTGGCTCGTGCAGAACTATGCAGACGCCTGGGAAACGGGGATCTCTGGCTACTTCATCAACTCATTGATCGTGACGATCATCACGACGCTCGCCACCGTCCTCATTGCTGCGCTCTGTGCCTATGGCATGGTGAGAATGTCGAACAAAGTGGCCAACGTCGTTCTTCTACTTGCGATGGGAGGACTCGTTGTCGCGCCCCAAGTGAGCCTCATTCCTCTGTACCAAATGCTCGATGCCTTTAACCTGCTCGACACATACTGGGCAATGGTCCTCCCGTATGTTGCCTTCCGCCTCCCCATGGCAGTTCTCTTGATCCGTTCAGTATTCCTGGCGGTACCCAAAGAGCTCATCGATGCGGCGACAATTGATGGATGTCGGTCACTTGGAATCCTTCGACACGTCTACCTCCCGATCAGCAGATCGATATTGACGACCGCGGGCGTGCTCACCGCATACTTCGCGTGGAATGAGTTCCTGTTTGCCATCGTCTTTGTCAATGATGACGCGATGCGAACGATCCCTGCAGGGCTCATGTCGTTCCGAGACGCTCTTTCGACAGAATGGGGCGTGCTCCTAGCTGGGCTCGTTATCGCGGCTCTTCCCATCGTTGTCGCGTTCATCGTGCTGCAACGCTATTTCGTCGCAGGAATTACCACTGGCAGTGTGAAGGGATAG
- a CDS encoding PfkB family carbohydrate kinase translates to MYLPNQLRELLIPVAAPSLVGVGDNVLDCYLDEDLAYPGGNALNVAVYSRLFFGGKSGFIGIMGDDRFAEHLRHTIVEVGVDCERTRRAHGANGMAFVSLDSDGDRRFVGSNYGGVQHQLRLRMTEQDHDYIARFARLHTSVYSSIESELPSIVDRGTKTSFDYSNDATDRLIAETAPYVEVGFFSAGQASASEVDDLGQRGIRAGMQTVVVTRGDQGAVAYEKGARHPAAVKDVTAVDALGAGDAFIAGFLAGRAGGLDTDACMDVAATTGALACTMRGAFGYPVVAGVDARKQILRRYSHT, encoded by the coding sequence ATGTATCTGCCGAATCAGCTTCGCGAACTTCTCATTCCCGTCGCCGCGCCCTCGTTAGTCGGGGTAGGCGACAACGTGCTCGACTGCTATCTTGACGAAGACCTTGCCTACCCTGGCGGCAACGCCCTGAACGTTGCTGTCTACTCGCGACTGTTCTTTGGCGGAAAGTCGGGCTTCATCGGCATCATGGGAGATGACCGATTCGCTGAGCATCTGCGGCACACTATCGTTGAGGTCGGAGTCGACTGTGAAAGAACTCGCCGAGCACACGGGGCGAACGGAATGGCTTTTGTGTCCCTCGACTCAGATGGCGACAGACGATTCGTCGGCTCAAACTATGGCGGCGTGCAGCACCAGCTGCGGCTCCGCATGACGGAGCAGGATCACGACTACATAGCGAGATTCGCGCGATTGCACACCTCCGTGTACTCATCAATTGAGTCAGAACTTCCGTCGATCGTTGATCGGGGCACCAAAACGTCATTCGACTATTCAAACGACGCGACTGACAGGCTCATTGCCGAAACGGCTCCGTATGTCGAGGTCGGTTTTTTCTCGGCGGGACAGGCAAGTGCAAGCGAAGTCGATGACCTGGGCCAGCGCGGGATTCGTGCCGGTATGCAGACAGTCGTGGTCACCCGAGGGGATCAAGGAGCGGTTGCCTATGAGAAAGGAGCGCGGCACCCAGCGGCGGTGAAAGACGTCACCGCTGTGGATGCTCTTGGGGCAGGCGATGCATTTATCGCCGGATTTCTCGCTGGCCGCGCCGGTGGCCTCGACACGGATGCGTGTATGGACGTCGCGGCGACAACGGGGGCCCTCGCCTGCACAATGCGTGGCGCCTTTGGCTACCCTGTGGTTGCGGGGGTTGACGCGCGGAAGCAGATTCTCAGGCGCTATTCCCATACATAA
- a CDS encoding carbohydrate ABC transporter permease yields the protein MRPRTRALGNALYVLPALALIGLFVYYPLAANLYYSFFSFSAGAGEMKPVGFDNIVRLVSDPIIAQSLLHNVVYAVVSIVLQVGGSLVVAAWLTHLLGPRLGSILRSIYFLPAVISITVIALMFTFVYNARGGLLNGVLELVGLEGLQTGWLANVDTALGSVIAVSQWQSVGYVCMLYVVALQQIPIEYYEAAALDGAGRVRQFFSITVPQSKEMIFVALILTITGAFTVFNEPFILTRGGPGNASQVLATYMYNQGFFQNQMGYASAIATFIFVITLIISIVQMLSFRSGKE from the coding sequence ATGAGACCTCGCACTCGGGCGCTCGGAAACGCTCTTTACGTTCTTCCAGCCCTCGCACTCATCGGCCTTTTTGTCTACTATCCGCTTGCAGCAAATCTCTACTACAGCTTCTTCTCGTTCAGCGCTGGCGCAGGCGAGATGAAACCAGTCGGCTTTGACAACATTGTCAGGCTCGTCAGCGATCCGATCATTGCGCAATCGCTCTTGCATAACGTCGTTTATGCGGTCGTATCGATTGTTTTACAGGTGGGTGGCTCTCTCGTCGTCGCCGCATGGCTCACGCACCTGTTGGGGCCCCGCCTGGGTTCAATTCTCCGGAGCATCTATTTTCTGCCAGCGGTCATCTCCATCACCGTTATCGCCCTGATGTTCACTTTTGTGTACAACGCGCGCGGTGGTCTCTTAAATGGGGTACTTGAGCTTGTCGGGCTCGAGGGCCTGCAGACTGGCTGGTTGGCAAACGTCGATACTGCCTTGGGCTCTGTCATTGCGGTGTCGCAGTGGCAAAGCGTCGGGTACGTCTGCATGCTGTACGTGGTCGCCCTGCAGCAGATTCCCATCGAGTACTACGAAGCTGCCGCCCTCGACGGCGCGGGACGCGTCCGCCAGTTCTTCAGCATCACAGTTCCGCAATCGAAAGAGATGATCTTCGTTGCTCTGATTCTGACGATCACTGGCGCATTTACCGTCTTCAATGAGCCATTCATTTTAACTCGAGGCGGGCCCGGTAACGCGTCACAAGTGCTCGCGACGTACATGTACAACCAAGGATTCTTTCAGAACCAAATGGGGTACGCATCTGCGATCGCAACCTTCATTTTCGTGATCACACTGATCATCTCGATTGTGCAGATGCTGTCGTTCCGAAGTGGGAAAGAGTGA